A stretch of the Streptomyces ortus genome encodes the following:
- a CDS encoding GntR family transcriptional regulator, giving the protein MVVQRVGNPVLPALGGKKPSYRERVADALRAALIAGELRPGEVYSAPALAARFGVSATPVREALLDLAKEGLVDTVPNKGFRVTAVSEKQLDEYTHIRSLIEIPTTVGLAASAAPADLAALRPVAQEIVTAAAAGDLIAYVEADIRFHLGLLALAGNEHLVEVVGDLRKRSRLYGLHALVEAGRLEASAEEHLEILDALAARDEAAVRAVMTRHLGHVRGLWAAE; this is encoded by the coding sequence ATGGTTGTGCAGCGTGTTGGTAATCCCGTCCTGCCCGCTCTGGGGGGGAAGAAGCCCAGTTATCGGGAGCGGGTCGCGGATGCCTTGCGGGCCGCTCTCATCGCGGGGGAGCTGCGGCCCGGGGAGGTGTACTCGGCGCCCGCTCTCGCCGCCCGGTTCGGGGTGTCCGCCACCCCCGTGCGGGAGGCCCTGCTCGACCTCGCCAAGGAGGGCCTGGTCGACACCGTGCCCAACAAGGGGTTCCGGGTCACCGCCGTCTCCGAGAAGCAGCTGGACGAGTACACGCACATCCGCTCGCTCATCGAGATCCCCACCACCGTGGGCCTCGCCGCCTCCGCGGCCCCCGCCGACCTGGCGGCGCTGCGGCCCGTCGCGCAGGAGATCGTCACGGCCGCGGCGGCCGGTGACCTCATCGCGTACGTCGAGGCGGACATCCGCTTCCACCTCGGCCTGCTCGCCCTCGCCGGCAACGAACACCTCGTGGAGGTCGTCGGCGACCTCCGCAAGCGGTCCCGGCTGTACGGACTGCACGCCCTCGTCGAGGCGGGCCGGCTGGAGGCCTCCGCCGAGGAGCACCTGGAGATCCTCGACGCGCTGGCCGCCCGCGACGAGGCGGCGGTACGTGCCGTCATGACGCGGCATCTCGGGCATGTACGGGGGTTGTGGGCGGCCGAGTGA
- a CDS encoding proline racemase family protein, with protein sequence MRSKLVLHAVDSHTEGMPTRVITGGIGTVPGATMNERRLYFREHRDDIKQLLMNEPRGHAAMSGAILQPSTRPDCDFGVIYIEVSGYLPMCGHGTIGVATVLVETGMVEVVEPVTTIRLDTPAGVVVAEVAVRDGAARSVTLWNVPSFSVALDRKIELADGRTVTYDLAYGGNFYAILPLDQFGLPFDRARKDDILAAGLSLMDAINAEGEPVHPEDSSIRGCHHVHLVAPGSTARHSRHAMAIHPGWFDRSPCGTGTSARMAQLYARGELGLETEFLNESFIGTRFSGRLHGVTEVGGVAAVLPSFTGRAWVTGTAQYLLDPGDPFPAGFVL encoded by the coding sequence ATGCGCAGCAAACTCGTCCTGCACGCCGTCGATTCACACACCGAGGGCATGCCGACCCGCGTGATTACCGGCGGTATCGGCACGGTTCCCGGTGCGACGATGAACGAGCGGCGGCTGTACTTCCGCGAACACCGGGACGACATCAAGCAGTTGCTGATGAACGAGCCGCGCGGGCATGCGGCGATGAGCGGCGCGATCCTGCAGCCGTCCACCCGGCCCGACTGCGACTTCGGCGTCATCTACATCGAGGTCTCGGGCTATCTCCCGATGTGCGGGCACGGGACGATCGGGGTCGCGACCGTCCTCGTGGAGACCGGCATGGTCGAGGTCGTGGAACCGGTGACGACCATCCGGCTCGACACGCCGGCGGGGGTCGTCGTCGCCGAGGTCGCGGTGCGGGACGGGGCGGCGCGGTCGGTCACGCTCTGGAACGTGCCGTCCTTCTCCGTCGCCCTCGACCGGAAGATCGAGCTCGCGGACGGGCGGACGGTGACGTACGACCTCGCGTACGGGGGGAACTTCTACGCGATTCTGCCGCTCGACCAGTTCGGGCTGCCTTTCGACCGGGCTCGTAAGGACGACATCCTCGCCGCCGGTCTTTCATTGATGGACGCCATCAACGCCGAGGGGGAGCCGGTGCATCCGGAGGATTCCAGCATCAGGGGCTGCCATCATGTGCACCTGGTCGCGCCCGGTTCGACGGCGCGGCATTCCCGGCACGCGATGGCGATTCATCCGGGGTGGTTCGACCGGTCGCCGTGCGGGACGGGGACGAGTGCGCGGATGGCGCAGCTGTACGCGCGGGGGGAGCTGGGGCTGGAGACGGAGTTCTTGAACGAGTCGTTCATCGGGACGCGGTTCAGTGGGCGGTTGCACGGGGTCACCGAGGTGGGTGGGGTGGCGGCTGTGCTGCCGAGCTTCACGGGGCGGGCGTGGGTTACCGGGACCGCGCAGTATTTGCTTGATCCCGGGGATCCGTTTCCGGCGGGGTTCGTGTTGTAG